A single Sporosarcina sp. FSL W8-0480 DNA region contains:
- a CDS encoding nodulation protein NfeD — MRKMIGKFILFILFLTIFSIPFAQTSASGDKVYHVKIDDAVEKGLYAYLKRSFKEAEDAGAKTIILEIDTLGGHTDAAGQIGQLMDNSDLEIIAYINYRAISAGALIALYSDKIYMSPNGVIGSSGVITADGNAANEKAQSMWKAEMINAAESKGRNSEFALAMADADFEMPKYRAGKGEFLTLTAKEAADPEVKYSDGTVSSFNELLKVTRLSDAEIISTKVSFAEGIARFITHPIVVPILLSIAGLGLVVELYSPGFGVPGTMAISSLALFFFGHLIAGLAGYETLILFGIGVILIILEIFLPGGIAGTLGAIAVVVSIILAGGNPMYMAYSVLVAIAVAVIGMVIIMKFFGKRLHLLNKMVLMDATDTESGYVSNVNRTELLGKKAKTITPLRPAGTIDLDGERIDVVSQGSYIDKGKHVIIVKVEGSRIVVRESEEKGENE, encoded by the coding sequence ATGCGTAAAATGATAGGGAAGTTCATCCTGTTCATTTTATTTCTAACCATTTTTTCTATTCCATTTGCACAAACGTCAGCCTCGGGTGACAAAGTGTACCACGTGAAAATCGATGATGCTGTTGAAAAAGGATTGTATGCTTATTTGAAACGCTCTTTCAAGGAAGCGGAGGATGCTGGAGCCAAAACAATCATTTTGGAAATCGATACACTTGGAGGCCATACGGATGCGGCTGGGCAGATTGGGCAATTGATGGATAACTCCGATTTGGAAATAATCGCATACATCAATTACAGAGCCATTTCTGCGGGTGCCCTCATTGCCTTGTATTCGGATAAAATTTATATGTCGCCGAATGGTGTGATAGGATCTTCAGGAGTCATCACAGCGGATGGGAATGCTGCAAATGAAAAGGCGCAAAGCATGTGGAAGGCAGAAATGATAAATGCCGCGGAATCGAAAGGCCGCAATTCTGAATTCGCATTAGCGATGGCTGATGCCGATTTCGAAATGCCGAAGTATCGGGCGGGGAAAGGTGAATTTTTAACACTGACAGCGAAAGAGGCTGCCGATCCGGAAGTTAAATACAGCGACGGCACGGTTTCCTCGTTCAATGAGCTGTTAAAAGTGACTAGATTGTCTGATGCTGAAATCATTTCGACAAAAGTATCTTTTGCTGAAGGAATAGCACGCTTCATCACCCATCCTATCGTTGTACCGATTTTACTATCGATTGCAGGACTTGGCCTTGTCGTGGAACTTTATTCACCTGGCTTCGGGGTACCTGGAACGATGGCGATCAGCTCCTTGGCGCTTTTCTTTTTCGGACATCTTATTGCTGGTTTGGCCGGATATGAGACTCTAATCCTTTTTGGAATAGGTGTCATTCTTATCATATTGGAGATTTTCCTCCCGGGCGGAATAGCCGGGACTCTTGGTGCGATTGCAGTTGTTGTTAGTATCATTTTGGCGGGTGGCAATCCGATGTACATGGCTTATTCGGTTTTGGTCGCGATTGCTGTTGCCGTTATTGGGATGGTGATCATTATGAAGTTTTTTGGGAAAAGATTGCACTTGCTCAATAAGATGGTGCTGATGGATGCGACGGATACAGAAAGTGGGTATGTGTCGAATGTCAACAGAACTGAGTTGTTAGGCAAGAAAGCGAAAACTATCACTCCTCTAAGACCAGCGGGAACGATTGATCTGGATGGAGAGCGAATCGATGTTGTTTCACAAGGAAGTTACATCGACAAAGGTAAACATGTTATTATTGTGAAGGTTGAAGGATCCCGCATTGTAGTCAGGGAATCCGAAGAAAAGGGGGAAAATGAATAA